A section of the Tachysurus fulvidraco isolate hzauxx_2018 chromosome 7, HZAU_PFXX_2.0, whole genome shotgun sequence genome encodes:
- the LOC125145278 gene encoding C-type lectin domain family 4 member K-like — MPGERDQLQISYDNVSVERDQLHGERNQLQAERDQLRGERDQLHDERNQLQSERDGLQKWSKMWNYTIQGLKYFTTKRTSWSKAREECRSKRADLVIINSREEEEYISRVFAGVAWIGLHDTVQEGKWMWVDCTEVKTK; from the exons ATGCCCGGAGAAAGAGACCAGTTGCAGATCAGTTATGATAACGTGAGTGTTGAGAGAGACCAGCTTCACGGTGAGAGAAACCAACTTCAGGCTGAGAGAGACCAGCTTCGGGGTGAGAGAGACCAGCTTCACGATGAGAGAAACCAGCTTCAGTCTGAGAGAGATGGACTGCAGAAGTGGAGTAAGATGTGGA ATTATACCATCCAGGGTCTAAAGTATTTCACCACAAAGAGGACGAGCTGGAGCAAAGCTAGAGAGGAATGCAGATCGAAAAGAGCCGACCTGGTGATCATCAACAGCCGAGAAGAAGAG GAATATATCAGTAGAGTATTTGCTGGTGTGGCTTGGATTGGTCTACATGACACTGTTCAGGAAGGGAAGTGGATGTGGGTGGACTGTACAGAAGTGAAAACAAAGTAA
- the LOC113662809 gene encoding hepatic lectin-like isoform X4 has product MYDSSRDDVSMEDEYVNWEKPRLQNVNEQGRQPSGGDGRWSRYSRLLAVFAVCVALLCVLLLSFTILQSVKLNNMTGERDQLQISYDNMSVERDQLHGERNQLQAERDQLQSERDELQKWSKLWNYTIQGLKYFTTKRTSWSKAREECRSKRADLVIINSREEQEYISRVFAGEAWIGLHDTVQEGKWMWVDATEVTTE; this is encoded by the exons ATGTATGACAGTTCCAGAGATGACGTTTCAATGGAAGACGAATATGTAAACTGGGAGAAACCCCGTCTCCAGAACGTAAACGAGCAGGGACGTCAACCCTCAG GAGGCGATGGGAGATGGAGCAGATATTCCAGGTTGTTGGCAgtgtttgcagtgtgtgtagcactgctgtgtgttctcCTGCTGAGCTTCACTATACTGCAGTCTGTGAAACTCAACAATATGACCGGAGAAAGAGACCAGTTGCAGATCAGTTATGATAACATGAGTGTTGAGAGAGACCAGCTTCACGGTGAGAGAAACCAGCTTCAGGCTGAGAGAGACCAGCTTCAGTCTGAGAGAGATGAACTGCAGAAGTGGAGTAAGCTGTGGA ATTATACCATCCAGGGTCTAAAGTATTTCACCACAAAGAGGACGAGCTGGAGCAAAGCTAGAGAGGAATGCAGATCGAAAAGAGCCGACCTGGTGATCATCAACAGCCGAGAAGAACAG GAATATATCAGTAGAGTATTTGCTGGTGAGGCTTGGATTGGTCTACATGACACTGTTCAAGAAGGGAAGTGGATGTGGGTCGACGCTACAGAAGTGACCACAGAGTAA
- the LOC113662809 gene encoding CD209 antigen-like protein C isoform X1, whose protein sequence is MYDSSRDDVSMEDEYVNWEKPRLQNVNEQGRQPSGGDGRWSRYSRLLAVFAVCVALLCVLLLSFTILQSVKLNNMTGERDQLQISYDNMSVERDQLHGERNQLQAERDQLQSERDELQKWSKLWNYTIQGLKYFTTKRTSWSKAREECRSKRADLVIINSREEQEYISRVFAGEAWIGLHDTVQEGKWMWVDATEVTTEFWWKGEPNDDRGKEDCAATGSRFVNDGLTTWADYSCETDLQAICKKRANI, encoded by the exons ATGTATGACAGTTCCAGAGATGACGTTTCAATGGAAGACGAATATGTAAACTGGGAGAAACCCCGTCTCCAGAACGTAAACGAGCAGGGACGTCAACCCTCAG GAGGCGATGGGAGATGGAGCAGATATTCCAGGTTGTTGGCAgtgtttgcagtgtgtgtagcactgctgtgtgttctcCTGCTGAGCTTCACTATACTGCAGTCTGTGAAACTCAACAATATGACCGGAGAAAGAGACCAGTTGCAGATCAGTTATGATAACATGAGTGTTGAGAGAGACCAGCTTCACGGTGAGAGAAACCAGCTTCAGGCTGAGAGAGACCAGCTTCAGTCTGAGAGAGATGAACTGCAGAAGTGGAGTAAGCTGTGGA ATTATACCATCCAGGGTCTAAAGTATTTCACCACAAAGAGGACGAGCTGGAGCAAAGCTAGAGAGGAATGCAGATCGAAAAGAGCCGACCTGGTGATCATCAACAGCCGAGAAGAACAG GAATATATCAGTAGAGTATTTGCTGGTGAGGCTTGGATTGGTCTACATGACACTGTTCAAGAAGGGAAGTGGATGTGGGTCGACGCTACAGAAGTGACCACAGA GTTCTGGTGGAAAGGAGAGCCTAATGACGACAGAGGAAAAGAGGACTGCGCTGCAACTGGCAGCAGATTTGTTAATGATGGGCTTACAACATGGGCTGATTATTCATGTGAAACTGATTTGCAGGCAATTTGCAAAAAAAGGGCAAATATTTAG